The region TAATCTTGATCATCGACTTACTCCCCCGCCTTGCGCAGCGCAAGACCGACCGCCACCGAGGCCGTCGGCATCATGTCGTTCACCAACTCTGCGCTGGCGTCCTTTCCGGCCGAAGGAATGCGCCGGAACGGGTTGAGGAGTTCAGCCTGTGTATTGAGTCGCTCGCTGAGGGACTCTTTCAGGTGGACGACCTGGGCCGTTCCACCGGTCAGATACATACGATCGAGCGGTTGGTCCGTGGCGGAGATCTGCTTGAAGAAGTCCAGCGTCTTCTGGATCTCCGTGCCGATATCCTCGCCCACCGCAGACATGATCGGCAGCACACGCTCGTACGGGATCCCGTCGATCTCCTCGCCGCGCTTGAGCTGTTCGGCCTGATCGGCGGAGAGGTTCAACTCTTTCTGAATCGCGTCGGTATAGTGATTGCCACCGATATTGATGTCGCGCCAGTAGACCGATGTACCACGGTGCAGGACGGAGATCGAGGAGACGGCGGATCCGATGTCCACCAACGCCAGTACCTGATCCGGCTCGAAGTCGTAGTTGACTTCAAACGCGTTCTGCATGGCGAAGGCTGCAATGTCGACGGTATCGACCTTGTAGCCGGCATCGGAGATCACACCGATGTAGTCGTTGATCTTGTCCTTCTTTGCCGCGGCCAGCAGGACATCCATGTTCCCCTCGCCGGAGAGGCTCGAACCCTCGAGAATCTGGTAGTCCAGATTCACATCCTCGATATCGAACGGGATGTACTGCTCGGCCTCCCAATGGATCGACTCGGCCAGCTCCTGCTCGTTCATCACGGGCAGGCTGATCCGTTTGACGATCACGTGGTGACCGCTGAGGGCGGTCGCGACCGACGTGGAGGGTTTGACTCGACAGCGCTGGAGAAGCCGTTGGACGGTCTCCGTGACGAGCTGCGAGTCCATGATCTGGCCATCGACGATGGCTTCCGATGAGAGAGGCTCCCAGGCCAGACGAGCGAGCTGATGCCCCCGTCCTTTGCCTACCTCTTTCAGCTCGACGACCTTTACCGAACTGTCCCCGATGTCGAGGCCGATTAGACCACGGCTCCGTCCGAACATAGTAATTTACCTCTTGGGCCCTTGCAGAAAGCCGGACGAAGGGGCCCCAGGACGCCGCCGCGGCCACGCTAAGTCATTGAAACGACAGAAGTCAAGGAAAAATAACCCTGACTCCTGACCGGAGTACCCAAAGT is a window of Acidobacteriota bacterium DNA encoding:
- a CDS encoding pilus assembly protein PilM, encoding MFGRSRGLIGLDIGDSSVKVVELKEVGKGRGHQLARLAWEPLSSEAIVDGQIMDSQLVTETVQRLLQRCRVKPSTSVATALSGHHVIVKRISLPVMNEQELAESIHWEAEQYIPFDIEDVNLDYQILEGSSLSGEGNMDVLLAAAKKDKINDYIGVISDAGYKVDTVDIAAFAMQNAFEVNYDFEPDQVLALVDIGSAVSSISVLHRGTSVYWRDINIGGNHYTDAIQKELNLSADQAEQLKRGEEIDGIPYERVLPIMSAVGEDIGTEIQKTLDFFKQISATDQPLDRMYLTGGTAQVVHLKESLSERLNTQAELLNPFRRIPSAGKDASAELVNDMMPTASVAVGLALRKAGE